GGCTGGCCGATTTCTTCGCACTCTTGCAAGTAGAAATTGACGGCGTTCTCGAGGCGTCATGAAGTCATGGAGCGCGCTGGCGGTACCAGTCAGTAAACTGTTCTGCCGACATCGGAACGCCCAGGTAAAACCCTTGCACCTGATCGCACTCGCGCTGGCGGAAGAAGTCCAGGTCCGCCTCGGTCTCGATCCCGACCGCCTTGACGTCGAACTGCAAGGCCTGGGCAAGACCGATCAGCGTGTCGAGAATGACGGGTAGCCGTTCGGCCAGGTTCAGACGCTCCACCAGGGCGCGGCTGATCTCCAAGCGGTCCAGCGGCAGCCGTTCCAATGCGTTGAGGCTCGAACAGCCCAGGCCGAAGTCACCCAGTGCCACGCGCACCCCCAGTGCTTTCAGGGCGTCTAACCGTTGCCGTGACGCCAGCATATCCTGCATTAGCGCGGCCTCACTCAGGGTCACCGTCAGATCGGCGGGATTCATCGCGCTCGCTTGCAGTGCGGCGGCCAGTTGATCGTGGAAGCGCTGGTGGTGAAACTGCCGGGCCGAGATGTTCACCGTGATCGGGATGGGCGGCAGCCCGCGCTGGCGCCAAGCCCCATACTGGCGGCAGACCTCCTGTAACACCCAATGGCCAATCTCATGGATCAGCCCACTGGACTCGGCAACTGGCAGAAACACCAGCGGGGCGATCTCGCCTGCATCGGTCTGCGGCCAGCGCAACAGGGCCTCGACCCCGGTGATACGGCTGTTGTGCGGATCCAGCAGCGGTTGATAGGCGAGCCGGAATTCCTGCCGCGATAGGGCTTCACGGAGACGCGTTTCCAAGGTCAGCGTGGTGTGCGCCTGCTGGTTGAGTGCCTCGGTCACAAACTGATAACCGCCGGGGCTGATCTGCTTGGCGTGATACATCGCATGATCGGCACCCTGGATAAGCGACTCGATGCTGTCACCGTCCTGCGGGAAGAGGCTGATCCCGAGACTGGGGACGCAGTGCAGCATCAGGTCCGCAATGGGATAAGGTGGCGTCAGTGCTGCGATGGCGGTGCGCGCGGCACGGGCTGCGTCGTCCGCGTCGTTGAGGTTCGCCAACACCGCAATAAACTCGTCTCCTCCCAGCCGGGCGATGAGATCCGCCTCGCGGAAGCTCTCGCGCAGCCGCTGCGCAACGGCCTGCAGGAGCTGATCGCCCACCGAGTGGCCATAGATATCGTTGATCGCCTTGAAGCGGTCGAGGTCGAAAAACAGCACCGCCAACTGATCACCGGTGCGGCGGGTACTCGCGAGCATGCGATCAGCCAGTTGATCGAGCAAGGCGCGGGTGGGCAGACCGGTCAGGGGGTCATGCTGCGCCAGGCGGATCGCCTCGTCCTCAGCGACCTTGCGCCGGGTAATATCCTGCTGGACCAGCAAAACATGCATCAGCGCGCCCTGGGTGTCCAGGATCGCCGTCA
Above is a genomic segment from Thiorhodovibrio litoralis containing:
- a CDS encoding EAL domain-containing protein; amino-acid sequence: MYHAKQISPGGYQFVTEALNQQAHTTLTLETRLREALSRQEFRLAYQPLLDPHNSRITGVEALLRWPQTDAGEIAPLVFLPVAESSGLIHEIGHWVLQEVCRQYGAWRQRGLPPIPITVNISARQFHHQRFHDQLAAALQASAMNPADLTVTLSEAALMQDMLASRQRLDALKALGVRVALGDFGLGCSSLNALERLPLDRLEISRALVERLNLAERLPVILDTLIGLAQALQFDVKAVGIETEADLDFFRQRECDQVQGFYLGVPMSAEQFTDWYRQRAP